The Humulus lupulus chromosome 7, drHumLupu1.1, whole genome shotgun sequence region catctttgatcttcgttggcgatttcatatcgactagggctttgatcttctcggtattggcctcaattcctcgtgagtttactataaatcccaagaatttccctgatccaactccgaaggaacacttgaggggatttagcttaatctgatatttattcaagacgctgaagcactcttgcaagtcccctatgtgtccttctgccttttttgacttaaccaacatgtcatcaacatatacttccatgtttgtaccaatcagctccttgaacatgtgattgactagtcgctggtaagtcacaccagtgTTTTCAAAcaaaagggcattactttgtaacaataaagcccagtatcggtccgaaagctagcgtgatcctcatcaggtggatgcatactaatctgattgtacccagagtatgcatccatgaatgataggatctcattCAAAGCTTTTGAtatgtctttgtcgagcagccttcttttctgttgtactggtggaaaactcttgtctatgtccAAGACATGGCTAATAattgcagggtctattccaaccatgtctttatgagaccaagcaaagacttcctggttatTCTTTCAAAATTCCACCAGTCTTTGTTTGGttattgtctctaagtttttaccgactttcacaaccccgGTCGGATATGCTTCATCGAGtcggacctcctcaaggtcctcgatgggtcctatttcttcatcaaaatccccaaagtgaggatccaaatctctatcctcaccttgggcaacaccctatttggtgacacaatcacctgattgggcttgcactTCATTGGtcgtttgcaactcttttccggcggtttccctcgatccacctttctttgccttagatatcgaggcgttgtagcactccctcgcttctcgttggtttcccaagtaagaaaactgcacccaatacgtgttatatgtgattagggcttggcccaactattaTCAATTATCTTGACTAGGGATTGGGCCCCAAGGACATTTATATATAAGCTTTTGCttcacatgttggttgatatctGCTTAAGCACTTTATGATTGTTGTATGAATTCCatggttagggcatgaggccccgttaaataggTATGAGTAGCATTGTGAGAGTGATTATTCGATGGTATTATGTGACTAACATgcatatgtgtaacgccctaaactccagggaccgttacggtgtgccttgtaaatagtgctaaactcgctaatcgagtcatttggccaaaattgtgtaacaaagtatgattagcagtttagggattacaaattttggttaagatgtaacgtttcattagaacgcttactgtatacattgagatcccaaaaatataatttcagagtctattacaggaaaatatttacaacaggccgatctaagcggcaaaacagggttaaaccctagttccccttcaaacctcggccgtggtggtcgagcagctgcatatgtacacctcatcacctaagctctccaactcaaggatggtccagctttcttttgcctttacctgcaccacatagcacccgtgagccgaagcccagcaagaaaacttaatatgctcatgaacagtaatagcatgtcatcaagtcataaggcacacgcctagcagatatagccctattccagcaggcaaatGAATTCACGTaacgttgagtataacacatcagccaatgaccataatagtcatccagggcttttaaccccaaatagaagagtgacaatgatacagtcactaaagtgggttctgttcccaatagccatgtgacgatagggtcaccagtgcttatagataagtgatcctttcactagcttaacaagataggtatctgtagaaatagtcaccagcataacctGACGAGTAAATAAGtaatcctttcactagcttaaataggataggtgcatgatgactagtcaccaacatagccttcctcatgaccataaagtcataaccatggaacattgttccctagtcgtgtgacgatagggtcatcggggctttatagataagtgaacatGTCACTAACTtagacaggataggtgcatgatgattagtcaccaacataacctccctcatgaccatagggtcaataccatggaacatcgttccctagccatgtgaaaagtagtcacctaggccttaggccctgggtCTGAGTAACTAGCATAGACTAGCccagcgcttataagttcatcgatcttaccttagggtcggtctagcgttaatgctttagagccattcaacactgatatcgattagatctaatcttcatttggccctgcgttcatgacgctatgccatttctgactcttaggtcagtgtccctgacaagtcagtgccatatacaagtaagcattgccacaaaacatatatcacatatccaatatttGAATActgggcattcagcatgcttacctacCAAATACTAGTACGATTaagatcatgcataaacatagaggctcaagctctgagcAATATCATACCCAATATACAacgcatgtcctaatcacatatttctcgtgcattacatgcatcacttATAAACATCTAACATGCATCAagtacaaccatgcatgtcatatatacacagggtgcagttatcttacctttggttcgagcaagaattagaaccagaacgacccttgagaacgatcaatccttaatcctttagtggtcacctagtcataaccaaatacagtctccgattaatgaaaatcaaccaagaaagggtcttgacctaaaccccactctcgggacctcgaaacatgcccacacgatgagtagattcgatcctgggccttaaggattgaaaccccaagccaataacccttaaaaacactcaaaacagggttctgaagaaacagggtaatgctacagcgctgccctcctagcgccctagcgctatactcagaaccaaaccgccctagcctcctctgcaggtagcgctgtagcgccctacactaGGCGCTGTAGCGTTACCTTCAGCCAGCAAAATCCCAGAAATCTCctccttcgattctaccatttctaacCCGATTCCAATGCtttcaaacatcaaattaagtcccaaatgaacccaaataccatcctcACAtgtcccaaacatcacaaccccaagaaccctagctaaaactccaaccaatttcccaactttccaacccaaaaaccagctggaacttaactaagaaaacagagcaaaaccaagagttctgaTGGCTAAAtactcacctcaatctcatcttagcaccctcttcaatggtggagcataatcctagcttggcaaagcttggttccttggcatgaaaatccaaagagaaaatggaggagaaaaccatcgggagagaagagaAAGGAAACTCTATTTTTATCTCTTCTTTCCACAACCTTAATGTCTTATATCAATatcttagggtaaaaagacctaaatgccctcaagtctaaaataaaccttaacaaccaccaagggcaaaaccgtccttttgcacctatttcgttaatcataattaataccttccaattcccgctattctcaatattttcAAACACCAATagatcatatctcattaccctttagttcccggtaatgctctagtcaTCGAAATGACCCcgaaactcaccccgagccgaatTTAAACCCGTTACGAcgagaccgaacacttgcatttcatgatcgtctcatgccgaaaggctcgaactaacccaccttataatgtggatatattaattaatcataaacatgcaccaaaatacacaattatgccctcaacgggctaaattaccaaaatgcccttataattataaaagcacccatatgcatgcatttaccatcatattataatataattcacgtaaccATGTATATGATcacttaatatcataataaattaaTCATgcccctcccggcctcctaatcaaggtcctaaaccttattaggaaatttggtgCATTACAATATGTGTGTAttctgttgggatatgcctatccatatctattTCTATATTGAGGACTGTAATCTTGgatcaaggcttgacttattagtgaaGGACGATAATAGCACGTTgcacgctggtcgaaaggcttagggcTAAACCacaatgtactattacgttggtcgactctaaggtcgatggtAAACCAAGGgattgggctagctctatggctagtgattcagagctaagggcgagggcccagGTGACTCTtcggtcacgtagctagggcataggccccagGGTTGGCTCTAAAGCCAACTATTTAGGGTAGCGGCACCAagttggtccaatgaccacttgtttgtaactaaatgatgGTAACTGTAGGATGATATTGTTGGCCATGTTAGAGGGTATCTGGAGGTTTATATTCTCTATTTATGCAAatgttgagttttcttcctgagccttggcttgcgagtgctttgtggtgcaagtaaggggaagggaaagcttgaccagccatgagttggtgAGCTTCGGTGGCGGAGTGTACATAcactacaaaaaaattgacatttaatgattctctataatgacttacaccaatggtgtaagtcattaaaagtattcagtGATATTTAAAGTTTagaggtgtaagtcattaaaagtttttgtTGATGACTAGCTAGGTAAGTCATCAAAAGTGGTGAGAGACGTTATActtaaaaatatgatataatttttttttttttttaaatatcagaaATTGGGCCAAATATAAATAAGGGAAGACttttaacgtctcccctgggaagacgtgcctagcctctaacgtctcccttgggaagacgtgccacatcGGACGTCTACCAAGGGGAGATGTTAGAGGctaggcacgtcttcccaggggagacgttaaagGCCTCCCCTACTATATTACTTagccctttttcttcttcttccccgaAAGCATACGCACGAAACAGAGAGGCGGAGGGGAGGCGTTTTTAGGCGATTTTTCGAGTTCTCTTTGACAATTTTGGCCAATTTTAGGCCATAAAATTCCATTTGAGGTATGATTTTATcatttataagtgttgtataatagttaggatCATTTTTATGCTTATTTTCTCTAAATATTAAGGGAttaatattgagattttagggtttatgataattgcggttttgggtgatttttggctcatcaaagtggatttaaagcatatttgaggtatgatttcaagattaaacaatgtattgTAGTTATAATGGTTGAAAAAATTGTTTTTGtgcttatttttttatatagtttttgtgggttttattagaaatattagtttaaagtatgaaaaatattttttatgtatatttgagatattacattgtttaattttaacatgttaccacattatttactatttataaatttttatttactatatatttttaattaatttttaatgtttgttaagtatatatatgtaaatatgtttttgctaaaatgtatttaataattttgtctaaaataaaaaaataataattttacatactaaataataattcaagttaatatgtttataaatttttttaatttatattattatttaattagaaaattatatatatttgtaatctttattaacatttaagtaggttatttatatatagttatatttttttattgatttactaatcttttattatttaattaataacataGTGCGCGCATTgcaaaagtgaagtaaatttgctagcaaggactattaattgcaagaggtaattacatcatcttatttcttgttttagtattattaaacttttgttagaagagtttaaatatcttaaatattcatccatagtgaagtaggttctgagattaaaattgtgtgttgcagtgataacagaaggttgagaattgtgtgttttagtgaagtaggttctagaaaatatgttatgtgctgcggagctataaggaagaaacttattgtgtgttgtttgatttgtttggcttattgttcacagatggttagatcactattataggggaaatgctgctcgattttgtctataattatgtattatattattacatttgtattgtgttgtgcttatttgattagATTGAAAGATGTTTAggttactaatataagggaaatggtggccaatttttcgtatgcttatatagttttattgtttaatttttcatatacATAGGAAAAGATAAAGATAGACCTGGAtattacttgaagaaagaggtgtgtatatatatatatataaatttataaaaggtttacggtttatttattattaaagtagatataataaaataataataattaaataatatattgtactttatattttttgtagcTGAACACTCCCccatatacaccagcacagattaatgaaatgcgacaacagcGGGCGAACGATATGGTGCCGAtagttcaaagtcatcgtcccaaaaaataggtttttattttttctatcttactatatgtctagctagctactataatatttgttaattttgtatgtttaacaacaaatattacaattttgtatatttagctagcaaaaacatattagatacacatttcggttttattaatgaaaattcaaaatttaaatttgcatataatttagattttttaattaatatatttaattctattaattaatatattgaaaataattatttaattttataaaaaaatacaaaaaccaatgatgactcgttatatgagtcattgaatgtctacaaagtctcctcatgggagacgtcataggtacctacaacgtctcccatggggagactttgtagacatccaacATCTCCCCCTGGGAGATGTCATAGGCTATGGTTGGAGTTttagctagggttcttggggttgtgatgtttgggacaTGTgaggatggtatttgggttcatttgggacttaatttgatgttaggaagcattggaatcgggttagaaatggtagaatcgaaggaggagatttctgggattttgctggctgaaggtagcgcaaCAGCACCCAgtatagggcgctacagcgctacctgcagaggaggctagggcggtttggttctgagtatagcgttgaggcgctaggagggtagcgctgtagcactaccctgtttcttcagaaccctgttttgagtgtttttaagggtttttggcttggggttttaatccttaaggcccgggatcgaatctactcaccgtgtgggcatgtttcaaggtcccgagagtggggtttaggtcaagaccctttcttggttgattttcattaatcggagactatatttggttatgactaggcggccgctaaaggattaaggatcgatcgttctcaagggtcgttctggttctaattctcgctcgaaccaaaggtaagaaaactgcaccctgtgtatatatggcATGCATGGTTGTACTTGATGCATGTTAGATGTTTATaagtgatgcatgtaatgcacgagaaatatgtgattaggacatgcgtTGTATATTGGGTATGATATTgctcagagcttgagcctctatgtttatgcatgatcttAATCGTACTAGTATTTGgtaggtaagcatgctgaatgcccagTATTCaaatattggatatgtgatatatgttttgtggcaatgcttacttgtatatggcactgacttgtcagggacactgacctaagagtcagaaatggcatagcgtcatgaacgcaaggccaaatgaagattagatctaatcgatatcagtgttgaatggctctaaagcattaatgctggaccgaccctaaggtcgatgaacttataagcgctggGCTAGTCTATGCTAGTTACTCAGacccagggcctaaggcctaggtgactacgtCCGTATAAAACTTATAAAATAAAAGTCAACgattcttttgaccaaaaattttagccCTAATCCTTgatgttaaccttagttacacattttaaaccaaatgacttggttagcaagcctgacacaatttaaagtacacagtgtaatatagtcctggattaggaggatgttacattCTAAGTAAGGCCACGCCCCAAGATCCATCCTCAAGGCATGGATATCTCTAAGCGTGGCCACGTCCTTTGGTCTATTTCCACAGCGGGGATATCTCTAAGGCCACACCCAGAGGACCATTAAGGTGGTCCTCTCGCTTTCTTCATTAACCAATCCTCCAGGTCTAGGATTTTGTCATTGGGACCTGGAGTCACTGTCAAGTGCCAATTGCTGCAATTGTGACCCAGGACAAGATTGTCTGACAAGTTTTGGTGAGCTCGAGTAGTGGCGTCGAGTTCATACACTCAACAATCAACATTTCCCAGAACGTCGCCTGACATGGGCAAACGTGTAGCTGTATTCTGGCACTGTCAGATACCTTTTCCCTATATGGTTGGTGGACAACTTTGCaaatgggccccgtgcaatccGCGTGGGCCCACGGTCTTTATTAGTGCATCTTGATGTAATTGAGGAATGTTGTATCAATATTCCATTAAGAATATTAATGACCCAAGCCCCTATAAATAAGGCTGAGATATTTCCTTGTGAAAGGTTTAGAATTTTGGCTAGTCAAATATTgtaaactcagagcaatatatatgCTGCCTaagactccattgaagcttgcacAAACAAGGTTAAAACTCACTAATACCAAAAACTCGTGGACTAGAGCTCTTTTATagcatgaaccacgtaaaacttgTGTTATTTTATTCTATATTCTCtcaagttcttagattaggttgataacgaaaaatgcagtcaacaataataatatataatacacaactagatatctaattattatattaatataaatttaaatattataaattattattatgatattaatatataatcctaattttttactaattatcttaatataaattcaaatattatgaaatattattataataatatttaatataagactagatatttaataattatattaatataaatttaaatattataaaatatcattacaataataatatataataaataatttaaattttattaaaaatattatcatgtttaaattttttatcatattatatatatatatatatttttttaaattataaacaatgttttggtttaattttttatttaatatatttatgccattctttaatttataattaatattgtttatttatttgaaatttatattacaaggatacaaatttaataaaaataattaataaattctataaataaaactaactaAATGTGCATTGCATGTTGCTTGTATTTAATATGTGTGGTAAAATTAATCTTTATAAATTTTTActgttataaaatatattatttttgcaaatatttatttcttaaaataaagtatttacaaattcattaataaacatatatttatttgtatcatataaatgtatatatatatatatatatgtttttataccATATTATACGTTTGAATTATATATAACTTTCGTTTATTTTCCGTTATTATATCGATGTACACAAAACAAAATAGGCTCCCAGTTATTATTCCGAATTAGGTAAAACAAAGTAAAATAATACACGATTAAGTTTAACTTAACTAATTAATAAACTAGTGATCAACCATATTTAAATCGACTAATTAATTACACACAGCTACCACCAAATTGTGATTAACGCTAGATACCAAACCACACTTTTTTTCATCCCCTATAAATTGAAGACACCTTTGAGATATCTATCAAGATCAGCACATAACACATATGAGCATAATTAATTACTAAAAAAAGCTTGTTCGTCATGGCCGTGAGTAGTTCTTTAGGTGTGAAAtgtcttgggtttattgtgattACGGTGATGGTTGTAGCCACACAAGTGGAAAGTGCCATAACTTGTTCGGAAGTGAATAAGAGCCTTTCTCCATGCCTGAACTACCTTAAGAGCGGTGGTTCTGTCTCGACGGAGTGCTGCAACGCGGTTAAGACGATGAACATCCAGGCCAACACGTCGCCCAACCTCAAGTCCATCTGCAACTGCTTGAAATCTGCCTATTACAGCATCAAAGGTATCAACCTCAATCTTGCCGCGGGACTGCCCGCCAAATGCAACACTAAAACTTCTTACCCGATCAGTCTCTCCGTCAATTGCACCATGTATGTATAACACATTACATTTATATATCTTGGAATTAATTGCTGCAAATAAGTTCTTTTAATGTCTTGCAAAATGATTTTCAAAACAAGATTTCTAGTGTATTAGATAATGTGTCGAGTATATATTAGATATATACAAGGTCAGGTAGGCCACGCCCTACTTAAAGTCATCCAAATTTTGGACGCATCAATATTTTAtgtattataattaattttttagtttaaaattaaatataaataccTCTTTCTACAAAAGAAAATTCATTGAATTTTTTTAGTGTTGTTTtagacatataaaaaaaaaacaattcaacATTTAGGCCCTATTTGTTGaaattttataattattcatttaggaaataaatagaaaaattaactagtcttttaatattattttgaactaaaaaataaattatctttACTATTatccatatatatgtatataaattttataaaaaaaatattttttcttttatcaagaaaaattatattttaaaagtatattacgtcttcatataaattattgatttttttagttATATATCTTTACTTTAAAATAATTTATCTGACAGTATTCATTATAGTTATATGGGACTAACACAAGTATTcatgaaattttgaataatttatcaGATTACATGcgtgcctaatttttttttttttttttttgcatgtgTATGCAACATGCTATTTGAACTACTACAATTTGACATCATAAATAATgtggaatttcttgaaaatttataggagattgatcccttataactacaatgtacgtATACTATCATATAAAAAACTTGGGTTTAAATTTTTATCCAAAGTGCCAAAAACATAAATAACATCACCACTAGGTTCATTTTTAGGGGTCCAACCACATAATttttctactattttttttattaattgaatataacattttttttattatttccttaataataattttcatatttaaaaaagaattttGTTTTCTTTATAAAATAGGCATCACTTCAAAATTAATAACAACTTAGACTATTTTTTAGGGACTATTAGTTTAGACTTTAATTCATTAAACCACTATACTTATGCATGTAGGATATGGGTAAGGTATGCCTATTCCACGACCTTACAGTATAAAAAAATTTCTACCATACCTTACACTATAACCCTATAATTTTTTGTGGTTAGAATACATATGTTACCCTAACAAATAACCctatcaaaatataatttaaaataaaatacaaatttttgAAAGAATAAATCAATATATAATAAAGTTAtaaaattaaatgaaatataacatGTATTAAGTGTTAAGGATAGTAAATACTAATAATATAGTATATATACTTATAAAATTTATGTGAAAGAATATAATATATTAGAAATTGTAAAAGCTATTATGATATATTATCTAcacttataaaataaattaaaatataatacaatgtattaaaaattataaatactaaCAGGGCATATTATATCTATATTTAGAATATGGATGTAatacatattaattattaattttataagtttatattaagcacatttaattttctgcatattgattataattcaaaatatatattaattatttataacgtATATTATATAAcatgtatttatatttaaaaaatatactaatatTTGTATAGATCTTTCAATTTatcttataaaaatatattttttataccttaccgaaaatatttaaattttaagtatattatacaaataaatatacatatataatcgGGTAGGGTTGGACAGGGTACACCCATACACATACCCTACCTTATACGTATATCAGGTATATGTCTTCATAACCCTCACCCGATCCTAAATATTAATTTA contains the following coding sequences:
- the LOC133788974 gene encoding non-specific lipid-transfer protein 1-like encodes the protein MAVSSSLGVKCLGFIVITVMVVATQVESAITCSEVNKSLSPCLNYLKSGGSVSTECCNAVKTMNIQANTSPNLKSICNCLKSAYYSIKGINLNLAAGLPAKCNTKTSYPISLSVNCTILQ